Proteins from one Hoplias malabaricus isolate fHopMal1 chromosome 2, fHopMal1.hap1, whole genome shotgun sequence genomic window:
- the LOC136686653 gene encoding CMRF35-like molecule 8, whose translation MSLLNTDKAEMTMKILLIFSLYLISAATGGSRRMRGFSGGGVLIKCRYETQYTSNRKYFCKGSRLNCADQIKTDVKNKWIDFKRFSLFDDTSAAVFSVMIRDLTIKDSGLYQCVVGKWLWDSYTPVELEVEEDLEIGKRISVTGHTGERVNATCKYPEFMRSYPKFFCRRVSSGECFYNTAVKASGEWLNQGKYSLHENRVKNTLSVIISDVREGDSGEYWCGSESGWESDQGYKLYITNITLTVTKQRQPTEISASYPQSLITISTSNTKITAVTTTQEPTSKKRSKGAGVQPSAPNSSETTEPATSSTSTAELSSLSGQGFPSSTVISAVSVVVALLLVGLLLFILTLQKRRKSQASSTSKSLRVSSDVHKVTLAEVDYEEIKDSGVSTIYSTVDLPTHSSDHSSVLYDNIQLHTSPCNISNPIYSTAELPTSLSDSGEGLNYSTVNFCNKADDSDIVITATTNKQQDSCEYATVRH comes from the exons ATGTCTTTGTTAAATACGGATAAAGCTGAAATGACCATGAAGATCCTCCTCATCTTCAGCCTCTACCTGATCTCAG CAGCTACTGGAGGATCCAGGAGAATGAGGGGATTTTCAGGAGGAGGAGTCCTCATCAAGTGCAGATATGAGACACAATACACATCAAACAGAAAGTATTTCTGTAAGGGTTCAAGGTTAAACTGTGCTGACCAAATCAAGACTGATGTTAAAAACAAGTGGATTGATTTTAAAAGATTCTCACTGTTTGATGACACCAGTGCTGCAGTTTTCTCTGTGATGATCAGAGACCTCACCATAAAAGATTCTGGATTATATCAGTGTGTGGTTGGTAAATGGTTGTGGGACAGCTACACCCCAGTGGAACTGGAGGTAGAGGAAG ATTTAGAGATTGGAAAAAGAATCAGTGTGACTGGCCACACTGGAGAAAGAGTGAACGCCACCTGTAAATACCCAGAATTCATGAGGAGCTACCCCAAGTTCTTCTGCAGGAGAGTGAGCAGTGGTGAATGTTTTTATAATACAGCCGTTAAAGCAAGTGGAGAATGGCTGAATCAAGGAAAATACTCACTGCATGAAAACAGAGTAAAGAACACCCTCAGTGTGATCATCAGtgatgtgagagagggagactctGGTGAATACTGGTGTGGATCTGAATCAGGCTGGGAATCTGATCAAGGATACAAACTCTACATCACAAACATTACACTCACAGTGACCA AACAAAGACAACCAACAGAAATATCAGCATCATATCCACAGAGTTTGATAACAATCTCAACGTCAAACACAAAAATCACCGCAGTGACAACCACCCAAGAACCAACTTCTAAGAAGAGATCAAAAG GAGCAGGTGTTCAGCCATCAGCCCCCAACAGTTCAGAGACCACAGAACCAGCCACATCCTCAACTTCTACTGCTGAGTTATCTTCACTGTCTGGACAAG GATTTCCATCTTCCACTGTGatctctgctgtgtctgtggttgTGGCCCTGCTCCTGGTCGGACTTTTATTATTCATACTCACCCTGCAAAAGAGAAGAAAGTCTCagg CCTCAAGTACGAGTAAATCTCTCAGAGTCTCCTCAGATGTCCACAAG GTGACCCTTGCTGAAGTTGATTATGAGGAGATTAAAGACTCTGGAGTTTCTACAATCTACTCTACAGTTGACCTGCCCACACACTCCTCTGATCATTCCTCAGTTCTTTATGACAACATCCAGTTACACACAAGCCCCTGTAACATTTCAAACCCTATTTATTCCACAGCTGAGTTACCCACAAGTCTCTCTGATTCTGGAGAGGGTCTGAATTACTCCACAGTGAATTTCTGCAATAAAGCAGATGACTCTGACATTGTTATCACTGCAACCACCAACAAACAGCAAGACTCCTGTGAATATGCTACTGTCAGACACTAG